In the Arachis ipaensis cultivar K30076 chromosome B04, Araip1.1, whole genome shotgun sequence genome, AAATTGTCTCAATTTCGTCCCGTCGTCAATTTTGTTAACAACTTATTAATGACAGACAACGTTGAGACAATTTTAAAATGATAGGAACTTGAATAGAACAATTTAAACGTTAGAAAAAAACATTGAGTACAAAACGATACTCTACTCgaaaaaaatatcttaaaaaattCTGCTTCAATAGTATTACCTATCAAACCACACAAATGAAGTGCTCAAAGCCTCAAACCAGTCACCAATCATAATTTTTTAGACATACATACACTTTATGTATATAATATAGCATATATGATTATGCAATCCGAGCACAAAGAATAATTGAAAGTAGTGTTACCTTTCAGCAACAAGGAGCAAGTGTTCGTCCTTTAAGTAAGCATAGTAATTGAACACAAAACAACGAATGTGCCTTACTTCGCTCAGAGTTAAGATTCCCCTCAAGACTTTAGTCAGTCTTTCACTTGAATCTTTCCAAGATCCTAGCATTCTGGGTATGTTAAAAGGCTTATTGCAAAGTATACTAAGGTCAAGCTTATGCCAAAGTTTAGGATCACTACGAGCTTCACGCCAAATTTTACACACTCTTGATACTGTTGCAAGCTCTACAACATTAAGGAACATGAAAATATTCACCAACAACTCGTAGTATAAAACATCATTGATGTTTCTAGCATCGTTGTTATTGGATTTCACacacttttttttcatttttcaaaatttttcctgcATGAATAATCATTAAAACCTTAATTAATATATGTCAATTGTCAAATGCATGAGATTGTTAAagaaattatatgaaaaaaaaaagcattttaAATTGATTGAACTATATATATAACTGCGTATAGGCTAAGAACAtcttcataaattaaatgaattGTTCTTCTTGTAATAACAAAATGCTTCATTCTTAATGTCACATGGATTTTTGAATCTTACTAGTCGTAGATTAGCCAATTTCCATGTCGTTTAATGAACTAGGCCATAATCAAAACATAGGATTGaaaatctaacaaaattaaagatagATACTCACTTTTTAAAAACACGAATTAACAAGCCAGAGAAACTGAAAATTTTTTCTATGATCATATTTGACCCAAGACCTTAcgcacttcttttcttctcaaaTAAGTgttattttttagaaattttttctCTCTACAAATCAATGGAATTGAATATTCTCAATACTATGATCTCTTCTTCAATGATTCCCCAAAATTAATTAATGGATGAAAGAGAATAcaactaaaataataaagaagagtaattattgttattaaagataattttgaCCTACTTTTTAACACATTTCAACAAATTTTTTAAGGTAAGTATACTTAGTATCATTCAGAAAtcagaggtaaattactttttCTTAAATTACAACTAAGATCTATTATGCAACAATATATATGATGAGAAGATAATGTACCCTCTAATTTTAAAATGGTGCCAAAGcaactatcttttttttttaattcttgtaaaattcaaaataaacataTATTCAAGAATGGATGAAACATTTGACTTGAAAAAAAGTTTCGAACAATATGATTTAACCGTATTTATGTATAATCAATTTCTTCACGAAACGAAAACAACAAATTTgttaaaagataaagataaaattgTAGATCTCAAGTCTACAAAGTTAGGATACAATCATAGACAGACTAAAATGAAATATGACAAGGAAAAGAAATAAGCGTACCTCCTATGTCACTCTCTTTGATTTGTGATGAACAAAAGATGGAAGAAGACTGAAATTTAGACAAAAGACGGAAGAAGACTGAATGACTGAAGAAGACTCAAATTTAGATGTGTGTatgtgcgcgtgcgcgcgcgTGTTGACTAATATTTAATGTGTATatactatttttgtttttaaatacaATGCttccaaagaaaaataaaaacagcaTTTATTAGGAATTAAAAAAGTTTTTGTCATTAAATAATGTAACATTATCTTTTCCCGGTCATAATTGATGAGAGAAAAGAAATGTAGTAAAcgaaaatatttgataacaaaaaaattaataaaaaatattaaaatttatcttatttaatatttaataattatttattaattattataacaaATTCTAGTAATAGAGATGACAATTTAAGCCGATCCAACTTGATCCAATCTTGTGAATGGGTGTGAAATTTTTAATAGTTGGCTAAATTTAGAGACATGTATAAATAATACCTTatgataaatatatatttaagaaTGGATGAAATATTtgacttaaaaaaaaatttcgaacaaTATGATTTAACCGTATTTATGTATAATCAATTTCTTCACGAAATGAAAAAAACAAATTTGttagaatataaaaataaaattgtagaGCTCGAGTCTCCAAGATTAGGATACAATCATGGACGGACTAAAATGAAatatgacaagaaaaagaaataagtatACCTCCTATGTCATTCTCTTTTATTTGTGGGgaacaaaaaattgaaaaagactgAAATTTAGATTCTATGTAATTTACAGAAAACCAGGCCAGTCAAGACCTTATAAAATTCTATAAAATTGAATATACTGTTCAACTAGAAATTGAACGAAAAAAATAATTgatcaataaaaaaatttacaattaCAACCTTTAGTCATTCATAActatcattttgaattttctattACATTTACCAATTAATAAATTACATGAATATAATTTATAAATTTGCTATAGGTCTACATAAAAAATTAACCTCTAAATTAATTATTCGTATAAAatgtatattaaaataaaaaatatacatttaaaataactaaaataatatatgTGTTGACTAATTTAGTGACTAATATACTAATTTGGTGGCTAATATTTAATATGTATatactatttttgtttttaaatataaTGCAttcaagtcaccaaaaaaaatatataatgcatttaaagaaaaacaaaaacagcaTTTATTAGTAATTAAAAAAGTTTTTTGTCATTAAATAATGTAGCATTATCTTTTTTCAGTCATAACTAATGAGAGAAAATAAAAGTAGTAAAcgaaaatatttgataacaaaaaaattagtaaaaaataGTTAagatttatcttattttatatttattaattatttattaattattgtaacaAGTTCTAgcttttttttaatctttataGTATTACTAAATagtaaaataattagtatttaagTAACATGTGTCCTAAACACatagattatttatttatttattttatgtaaaaatacaaaatttaaccATTTTTACTAATGTTATAATGAGCATTTTCAATGGAGTCTCCAAGGTTAGGATACAATCATGGACAGATTAAAAtgaaatataacaaaaaaaagaaataagtatATTTTCTATATTACGTTCTTTGATTTATGGTGAACAAAAGACGGAAGAAAACTGAAATTTAGAGATTCTATGTAATTTATAGAGAACCAATCCAATTAAGGccttataaaattatataaaattaaatataatgttTAACTAGAAATTGtacgaaaacaaaaaaataattggcTAACAAAAAATTTACAATTACATCATTCATAACTATTGTTTTGAATTTTCTAATACATTTACCAATTAATAAATTACATGAATATAATTTATACATTAATACatacattaatttttaaatttgttatatTAGATGTACAtacaaaattaactattaaattagtcattcatataaaatatatattaaaatataaaatatatatttaaaataactaaaataatatatatgtgTACGTATGTGTGTGTAATGACTAATTTAGTGATTAATATTTAATGTGTATGtactatttttgtttttaaatatattgcatttaaagaaaaacaaaaacagcaTCGTCATTAAATAATGCAGTGTTATTTTTTTTCGATCATAAACAGCATCAATTAGGGATTAAAAAGTTTTTCGTCATTAAANNNNNNNNNNNNNNNNNNNNNNNNNNNNNNNNNNNNNNNNNNNNNNNNNNNNNNGTAAGAttcaaaaagaaattaaaattagaaCTAGTATCCGTGATATTCGTCACATattaactaaattaaaataataaaaaaattatttttactagGGGTGAGCGATACCGGTGGCGACGTGTAGCGAGCCAAGTAACAACAGTGAAgtgggatgattattgatgaatgtGAGGGTGGCAGCTGGTTGGAAAAGAAGAGGGTATTGAAGTGAAATGATTTGGTAAATTAGGGTTTGggatggttatttttttgaaacaactaagtgaatttttttatttaggtaATTTGTagagtgttttttattttttttatatgtattgaGCTAAATATGCATTCCATTGTTTACATTGTTTAGATTTTTCATTGTCTTCCTAGCAGAGTTGTAAAAACAAAGACAAAATGTATCACGTTTAAGATTGGACGAGTATTGATATGAATATGTTTGTATGGGTTTGTAAGGTACTCGCGACGAATATAGATAGACTTGAgccaataaataaagaaaaaaaaaggacaaaTCGATGCCTGACCTTTTGGTCCGTGAATATTTAagtctttaaaaattttaaaatacatctACGTctctgatttttttaaaatttagacacATCGATCTCTAAGTctaatttttccaatttaaaaaaTTCTTCTTTGTGTGCATCCATATCAACCAGGTTAGTACAACGAGAAtcacatttaatttttttattgggtCTGACAAATTCAAATAAATATCAAAGATTGATATGTCCAAAATTTTAAAAGGTcagaaatttaaatatatttttcaatcttaaaaaatttaaatatccaTAAATCAAAATGTCAAAAACTTATTTATTCTTTTCTCATAAATAAAATACTTGTGAATAATGAGACAAATAATGGAATGGACAGTTAATATTCGAAACGTGTGTGGTATTGGAATACCTGCTCACTTTTTTCAATTGTCATTCTTATATATTAGCAAGACTATACTATTTCAATTCATactctaataatatattttaaaaatataataataatttttttatttttttatatatNNNNNNNNNNNNNNNNNNNNNNNNNNNNNNNNNNNNNNNNNNNNNNNNNNNNNNNNNNNNNNNNNNNNNNNNNNNNNNNNNNNNNNNNNNNNNNNNNNNNNNNNNNNNNNNNNNNNNNNNNNNNNNNNNNNNNNNNNNNNNNNNNNNNNNNNNNNNNNNNNNNNNNNNNNNNNNNNNNNNNNNNNNNNNNNNNNNNNNNNNNNNNNNNNNNNNNNNNNNNNNNNNNNNNNNNNNNNNNNNNNNNNNNNNNNNNNNNNNNNNNNNNNNNNNNNNNNNNNNNNNNNNNNNNNNNNNNNNNNNNNNNNNNNATTCTTTTTATGATGTTTTTACAATGGACTCTAAAAGCATGTTAACAAGACAATTTTCTCAATTCATATAAAGGAAAACAAACAAtaaacacttttttttaatgactgaacataacacaaaaaaaaagaaCCTAAAAAAAAGAGTagtactcttctctaatcataatgtctaaattattagggAGCCGTAACCACTCTAAATACACCTGCTTGTTTAAAACAGCAGTCTTAACCATTAAATCAGTAGCTTTGTTTGCTGTGCACTAAATGAGCACTAAAATAGCTGTCCAATTGCGCTGAAGtatctctttgattttgtcaaacagatcaaaatcattaaaaaatattatgattAGAAAAATATGTAGAAGAATAGATCTAAGACAAactttcaaaatatatatatgaattatttcatcgttgacaaaaatatttttaaattttattattgataaaaatatctttaaattatttaaaaatgtgacaaatatatacatattatGAACTTAAATATTATACGTTAATACAAAAAATGATGTGGCAAATGAAACTTCTTATATAAAAAGTAAGATTCTAATATTTACAAGTAAATCACGTCATACTTTTTTATTAAGGAGTAAGTTTTTGATCATAGCTAAATTCTTTTTATacgttttaaaattatttgaaaaaatttttgtcgataataaattaaaatttaaaagtatttttatcaGTGCTAAGATACTTTAGATGTATTTTTAATAGTTTACTCGATAGATCTATTATTAAAGAGATcgataaattttttttagttaaattatTTTGTGCTCTTGAAACAATAATgatttaaaaaatccaaaaataaataaaaaatgaaaaaaaatgctgtgtcaaaaatcaaaatagaatcTTAAAAATTCTTGAATGCATTTAATACCTACGTACAAAAGCATATATGGAATTCATTAACTTCTTGAAGATAATTTTCTCtcattttttagatatttttttttctcattctgATTTCGAATGAAAGTATTTAATGCCCGAGTTTACTTATCCTTTCTTTAAAATCttctttttaaaagaaaaaaattctaaGAAGCGACCACTAATATAATCTCCAAATATACAATCAGAGATTAGCTAGAAAGCTTTGCATACATTTTTTCTtgactataaaaattaaaaaccaaaaaatattataattactTCCAGAGTTGGAAGCAAAGACACTTATACTTACATATGCATGACGCAATATATGTATGGGACActacaaaatttatatttaattgagGGAGTTTTTTAGtagaggtttttaaaaacctccaaaaTCCCCTTTATTTATGATAATTTATAAATCCCCTAACAATTAttcataattaaaatttatacttCAGCTCAAAAAAACCCTCCTCTTAATTTTTGAGACCGAGTcagggagaagagaagagaatggtGATTGGCGAAGACAAAACCCTAAGTTCTCCACCTCCACCGCTGGTTCCGCCGCCGTTGCAATCGCCGGTTCTGCGGCCGTTTCTGCCACAATTGTAGGAAGCTTTTCAATCGAGCCATCTCCTCTATCAACATTATTGGTTTCAGATTTGTTTGCTTTGTAGCTACGGTTGTCGCTGCAGTTTCTGCCGCCGTTGTCGCCGCAGTTTCCGCCATCGTTGCCGCTGTAGTTGCCGCGGTTGAAAGCTTCTGAATCGTGCCACTGTTTCAGATCTATTTTCTCCTTCGAGCTGCGCtggtattcttcttcttctccatattTCACTTGTCTCTGTTTCTTAAATATATGCTATTAGAGTTAAAATCTTGTACCAATAGATTGTTCTGTTCTTCTTGAATGGTGAGTCCCACCTGGTCACGAATGTTGCCATGCAATTTATGTGTTAACACGTAATTGTTGAAGTCTATGAATTGCTCACTTCATTGGGTTTCACTGTTGAAGAAACTGATATCTTACGAGGCTACTGGGATGCTGCTGCTTCTGCTTCTGATTATGATTCAGCTCCTGCTTCCGCACCTCTTCCACTTGCAAAATGCCTtatatagataaataaaatatatatagtgGAGAAATATTTGAGAATTTATTGATCTTTGTATTTGCTACATTCTTATATGAACGTTTTGTCATGGATCTTGATTTGTAAATTAATAATATTGAAGAAATTGATAATACTGAAAAGTAATTTTCAGGTTTTGTTTGGAGACAATAAGAATTAAAACATGTCTTGcaatttttcttttatcattTATTTGCAACATGAAGATAATGCTACTTTTGCAGCTCCAAGCTTGAAGGTAGACTAGTATGTTACAGGCTCTCAGACAAAGTATGCCACTCAAATACAATTTCCATTTATACTTTGTTACTAAGAAGAAATTAATGACACACCTGGACTAATTCTATTGATTATGTCGATCAGATTGTGATATGGATTCTAATAGGCATTTGATTTGGTTATGTATGAAGGCAAATGACTAGTTACACACATGGTCCATAGAGGATGATGCTCTTGAGCGTACTATTAATGGAGAGTAAGTCTATGACCCCATATGAATTTATTTACTATTATCTTGCTTAGCACATTGGTCTCATAACTAAGAACCTGATTCCAGTTATGTTAAATAGATAAAGTAGAAGTCTGTGAAGAATGGAGGATAGGAACAGAGGAAGTTAGGTCCCTTTTTATCATTTAGGCAGTTATGGTAAATAGATAAAGTAGAAGTCTCTTATATTGAACTATCCTTGCTGCTCTTAACATTAAATAAAATTGCTAAATTgatgataaataaaattttaaataaatacatGTTCAATTTTTATGATGCTGGTAGGAAAATGTAAAGAATTTTCTTATCTTGGATTTGCTGTTTTATGATACTTTTGCACATTTACTTTGGTTCAAGATTTTGCTTCTTCTATTCACttgtacaaaaaataaaaagtactCTTTCTGCTACATGAtcctttatttttagttttaatttggaTCAGAATAGAATAGAGCTATTCCCTCTTTCTTACTTCTCGCCATATGCTCACAGTACATCTAGTGTAGTGAGTAGTATAGTAGTAGATAGGATAAACCATAGTTTTAGTTTGCTTGCTTTAAATGACATTCACTAGCAGAGAAGATTAGACTCTACTTTATCAGTGTCAACAAAaagagataataataataataataataataaccactGCTCCTTATGCATGTCTTGTTTCCTAGCAAGTACGTGTATTAGTTATCGATCTACAACCTACCTATATATAATCAACTAGCTACCTTCTGTTTATGCTTAGTACAAGTACAATTACTTAGTTAATTAAAgcccttcttcttctaccttaTTTCCTATCCTCTTATTCCTGTTTTAGTGtcttcttttattgtttaatttaatgGATCATATTATCCTTCAATTTCTTGACagataataattataattgaaGTGGGTACTGATTTTTCTCTCACCAGTTTCTTGCTATTGCTTTTGAACAAGCACTTGTTGAGGTAAGATAATAATTATATCCTATTTTGGTTTAAATATGTTAGAAGTCTATTATAGATTTGTAGTTTATCATGTTAGAAgtctcatatatatatttttcaatttctGAAGTGTTTCAGGTTGTTTGTGCAGTTTGTGACACTAAGCAGCCGGTAAGTATTTTTCTTCCAACTTATTTCTTGGAGATGGACTAGACTGAATTTGATGCATGATTCCAGCTTAGGATTGTTAATATTCTTGCTTTCTCAATGATGCTGAATGCTTTTTTAATCAATCTGCAGATAGGGAAACAACAGTTTCATTGTGATGATTGCGGAATCTGTAGGTGCGGTTCACTTAGCTGTGTTTGAGTAGATCCATCTCTTATGTCACCTGAGTTTATGACATACAAGCTAACTTTTTATGATCTAATTTGGAAACAGGGTTGGTGGTCAAGAGAATTATTTCCACTGCGAGAAGTGTGGTATGCATTCATCATTCAACCAACATTGtgcatttttttcccttttgtttgtttttcctaTGCTTGTCCAtactttgtttttctttcttactttgaaaaataaattactgTAAACACTTTAGTAAGGCTATATATGGTGATCAACATTTTATAATCTGCAGGGTCATGCTATTCAGTTACACTGCGTGACAATCATTTGTGTGTGGAGAACTCCATGGACATGTGCATTACTGGTTCTGTTATTGCAATTATGTAGTTAGATGATATTGAAACATTGAagttgttctattttattttttaatgaaaaatagtAATAGTTATGTAGAACAATATTATATGCAATTATATTTGGAACTATTGACATTAAGAACTTTTAT is a window encoding:
- the LOC107639810 gene encoding E3 ubiquitin-protein ligase MIEL1-like, with product MLEVSYIYFSISEVFQVVCAVCDTKQPIGKQQFHCDDCGICRVGGQENYFHCEKCGSCYSVTLRDNHLCVENSMDMCITGSVIAIM